TCCACCTGGATGGCGCCGCCGGTTTCGATCCGGAGGCGTCTCACCGCGTTGACGGAGAAGTCGGCAACCAGCGTGCGCTCGCCGAGACGCGGGGCCGTCAGGCGCGTGCGCCAGAACATGCCGAGGAATTCCATTTCCTGCACCTCGGCATCGATCAGGTTTTGCGGCGTCGCCGGCCGATCGCTGGCGCTGACCGCATGTGCATCGGCACCGTGGGGAATAATGTCGACCGGGCGGACGACCGCCGTTGCCGCATGGCCGGCCGAAAAATCTTCCGTCGAACAGCAGAAAGCCGAGTGGCCGATCTCGACTTCGCCATCTCCAAGCACGCGGGCTTCGAACTGATTGGTTTCGCCGATGAAGTCGGCGACGAACAGCGTCTCGGGATGACGGTAGATTTCGGTCGGCGAACCGATCTGCTCGATAACGCCGTGGTTCATCACGACGATCCGGTCGGCCATGGCGAGGGCCTCCTCCTGGTCGTGCGTCACCATGATGGTCGTCACACCGAGCTTTCTCTGCAGTGCCTTGATTTCGTGGCGAAGATGCACACGGACCTTGGCGTCGAGCGCCGAGAGCGGCTCGTCGAGCAGCAGCAGCCCCGGGGAGATGGCAATCGCGCGGGCAAGCGCGATACGCTGCTGCTGGCCTCCCGAAAGCTGCGCCGGATACTTCTTGCCATGGGCCGACAGGCCGACCGTCTCCAGCAGTTCTGAGACGCGGGACGCGACCCCCGCCTTCGACCGGCCGGTGTTTTCGAGGCCAAAGGCGATGTTCTGCTCGATCGTCAGATTGGGAAAGAGCGCATAGGACTGGAAGACGATGCCATAGTCGCGGCTGGAAGCGGGCAGCGTCGAGATGTTGCGGCCATCCTGCAGGATCGTGCCCTTGGTCTGCAGATCGAGGCCCGCAATCGACCGGAGCAACGTCGTCTTGCCGCAACCGGAGGGGCCGAGGAAACAGATGAATTCGCCCCTGGCGATGCTCAACTCGATGTCGCGCAGCGCAACGAAATCGCCATAGGTCTTCCAGAGATCCCGGATCTGCAGATAGGGAGCCGGTTCGGCGGCCGCATTATCGGCGAAGTGCTGACGGCTGGTGGGTGTCGGTTCGATCGACAGGGCATGCCTCATCTGCAAGCTCCGCTGGCTTGAGGGATTTCGGGAGAAATGCGAGCGGGCGCAGCGCGATCGCACTGCGCCAGGCCGATCAGGCTCAGCTCTTCGGCTCAGACTTGGCGTCGTAGCGCTTCTGCCATTCCTTCAGGATCGACGCCCGGTTGTTGGCGGCCCACTCGAAGTCGTTGACGATCATCCTGGATGCGATGTCGTCGGGCAGATGCTCGACCTGCTTGGCGACGCCTGGATAGGCAACGACGGCATAGCCGGCGTTATACATCTCGTTGGCTTCCTTGGTGACCGACCAGTCGACGAGCGTCTTTGCGGCTTCGAGATTTGCCGTGCCGGCGATGATCGCGGTTGCCTCCGCCTCCCAGCCCGAACCTTCCGCGGGGAAGATGATGTCGATCGGTGCGCCGGCACTCTTGGCCTTGGCGCCCGGAAACTCGAAGGACACGCCGATGACGGCTTCGCCGGCGCCTGCCATCTTGCACGGCTTAGAACCGGAATGGGTGTAGGCGGAGATGTTCTGGTGGAGCTTGTCCATGAAGTCCCAGGCCTTCTCGTCACCCCACATCTGCATCCAGCCGGAGACATCGAGGAAGCCGGTACCCGAGGAAGCCGGGTTCGGCATCACCACATGGCCCTTGTATTCGGGTTTCGTCAGGTCCTTCCAGCTCGTCGGCGGTGTGAGACCGAGCTTCTCGCCCTCGACTGTGTTGTAGCAAAGGGCTGCGACATAGGCGTCCATGCCGACCCAGCTCGGCGGCGTGTCCTTGTCGACGAATTTCGGGTCGAGCGCCTCGACGCCCTTGGGCTGGTAGGGCTCCAGCATGCCTTCGGTCTTGAGGAGAAGCAGCGACGTGGCGGCGAGCCCCCAGACGACGTCGGCCTGAGGATTGTCCTTTTCGGCGAGCAGTTTTGCCGTCATGACACCGGTGGAATCGCGCACCCAGTTGATCTTGATATCCGGGTGAGCCTTCTCGAACGTGGCCTTGTAGCGGTCAAGGTCGACGGCTTCGACAGCGGTATAGACTGTAAGCTGGGTTTCAGCGGAAGCGATGGCGGGAAGCACTGCCGAAGCGGCGCCGGCAAGCACAAGCAGCATGCGTTTGTTCATGTTGAAGTTCTCCTCTGAAGTCCTGGAAAAACCGGGGAAGCGCGGCGGGCAATCTTGATGCTGCCCTGTAGTTGTCGGCTTCGGGAAACATTCTGCGCAGCGGTTTCCAGTAAGTAAAATTTATTATTCTTATCGTTCAGAAGATAAAAACTATGGATGGTCTGCCGCAAAACGAGGCAAGTCGGCCGGGAGGCGGCGAAGCCATGAGCAACCTCCAGTACAATTTCACGCGCCCTGCAAAATGAAGAGGCAGATCTACGATTGCGCTCGAGACCGGTTGCTGCGACGGCACGGCAAGCAATAAAAAAGGGAGCCGCTAACGCGGCTCCCAGAAGGGTGAACCTGCGGGGGAAACGCGTCAGATCACCATGGCAAGGAGAAGGTCTTGACGTTGGTAAAGCTTTTCATCGCCTCGATGACGCCTTCCTTGTAGCCGTTGCCCGAATCCTTGATGCCGCCGAAGGGGCTCATCTCGATACGGTAGCCCGGCACTTCCCAGATGTTGACGGTGCCGACCTTTAGGCCTGCGATGTACTTCTGCATGCGGCGGAAGTCGTTGGTGCAGACGCCGGACGAGAGTCCGAAGGCGGTCGAGTTCGACAGCGCGATCAGCGCGTCGTCGTCATCGGGCGCACGCACGATCGGTATGATCGGCGCGAAGGTTTCTTCCATCACCAGTTCGCTTGAATGCTTGACCCGGTCAACGACGATTGGCGGCAACAGGGCGCCCTTTCGACCGGGGTTGTAGAGGATTTCTGCGCCCTCTTCCGCTGCCTTGTACACGCGCTGCTCAAAGACTTCCGCCGCGCGTGCGTGGACGACGGTACCGAGTTCGGTCGCCCGGTCCATCGGATCGCCGAACTTCAGCTTCTTCGCCCGCTCCAGCACCAGCGGCACGAAGCGATCGGCAACGCTCTCCTGGCAGAGAATACGCTTGACCGCCGTGCAGCGCTGGCCCGAGTTCTTCGTCGCGCCGGCCACGGCGAGATCCGCCGCTCTTGCGAGGTCGTCGTCCGACAGATCGTTGAGGATGATCAGCGGGTCGTTGCCGCCAAGTTCCAGCACCTGGCGCTTGTAGTGGGCATGGGCGGCGATCAATTTTCCGACGGGCACGCTGCCGGTAAAGGTGATGAGGTCGAAGTTCGGGTTGTTGATCATCTCCATGCCGATATCGGCGGGCCAGCCGGTGACGACCGATAGCATTTCCGGCGGCAGGCCGGCCTCATAGAGGATGTCGGCGAAGATCAGCGCAGTCATCGGCGTCAACTCGGTCGGCTTCAGGACGACGCAATTGTTGGTCGCCACCGCCGGCGCCACCTTGTGCGCCACCATGTTGAGCGGATGATTGAAGGGCGTGATCGCCGAAATGGCGGTCAGGGGTTCGCGCGTGGTGAAGATCTTGCGCGCCTTGCCGTGCGGAGTGAGGTCGCAGGAGAAGATCTCGCCATCGTCGTGGATGCACATCTGGCCCGACAGCGTCAGCACATCGAAGGCGCGACCCACCTCATAGAGCGAGTCCTGCTTGGAGATGCCGAGCTCCAGGGTGATGAGGTCCGAAATTTCCTCCTTGCGGGCAACGAGCAGGTCCGCCGCCTTGAGCAGGATGCGCTGACGCTCGTAGCGCGTCAGCTTCGGCTGGTACGCGGCCGCGATCTCGAACGCCTTGCGGGCGTGCTCGGCATTGCCCGCGGGAACGGTGCCGATGACGGCATCGTTGAAGGGATAGCGCACTTCGATGCGCCCTTCGGTATCGACCGCCTTGCCGGCGATCCGCATCGGCTCGTGGCGAATGGCGAATGTCGTTTCCACCTTGGTCATCGCGTCCTCCCTAGTGCGCAACCTGCGCCGCAGCGACGAGCGCGTAGAAGAACGCGTCGAAGTTGCGCAGCGTGCCGGCCGAAAGAAGTTCGGGAAGCTTGCGGTTGGCGATGAATGGCACTTCCTGTTCCGTCAGGCCGCCATGCGAGCGCAGCGGCTCATTGAGGGCTGCGAGATCGTGGCGGTGCTCGCTGGTGCCGAGCGTCTTGTTTTCGGTCGAAATCAGCACGAGGTCGCCGATGCGGTCGTCGGGCAGCTCGAAGCGCACGCAGGCTTCCGGGCGTGTAAGGACGACATCGATACCCTCGATCGCCTTCAGGCGCTCGATGATCTCCTCCTTGTCGGCTCCCTCCGGAAGATAGGCCGTGGCAAACGAACCAAGCGCACCGTGATGCACGACATAGGGGTCAGTGATCGGCAGGATCACCCGGGCTGCGTCCTTGCCGAGCCATTGGTCGAGCAGGTCCTGGACGTAGACCACGTCGGGCGAA
The nucleotide sequence above comes from Ensifer adhaerens. Encoded proteins:
- a CDS encoding putative 2-aminoethylphosphonate ABC transporter ATP-binding protein; amino-acid sequence: MRHALSIEPTPTSRQHFADNAAAEPAPYLQIRDLWKTYGDFVALRDIELSIARGEFICFLGPSGCGKTTLLRSIAGLDLQTKGTILQDGRNISTLPASSRDYGIVFQSYALFPNLTIEQNIAFGLENTGRSKAGVASRVSELLETVGLSAHGKKYPAQLSGGQQQRIALARAIAISPGLLLLDEPLSALDAKVRVHLRHEIKALQRKLGVTTIMVTHDQEEALAMADRIVVMNHGVIEQIGSPTEIYRHPETLFVADFIGETNQFEARVLGDGEVEIGHSAFCCSTEDFSAGHAATAVVRPVDIIPHGADAHAVSASDRPATPQNLIDAEVQEMEFLGMFWRTRLTAPRLGERTLVADFSVNAVRRLRIETGGAIQVEIPRERLLLYPRGA
- a CDS encoding putative 2-aminoethylphosphonate ABC transporter substrate-binding protein, coding for MNKRMLLVLAGAASAVLPAIASAETQLTVYTAVEAVDLDRYKATFEKAHPDIKINWVRDSTGVMTAKLLAEKDNPQADVVWGLAATSLLLLKTEGMLEPYQPKGVEALDPKFVDKDTPPSWVGMDAYVAALCYNTVEGEKLGLTPPTSWKDLTKPEYKGHVVMPNPASSGTGFLDVSGWMQMWGDEKAWDFMDKLHQNISAYTHSGSKPCKMAGAGEAVIGVSFEFPGAKAKSAGAPIDIIFPAEGSGWEAEATAIIAGTANLEAAKTLVDWSVTKEANEMYNAGYAVVAYPGVAKQVEHLPDDIASRMIVNDFEWAANNRASILKEWQKRYDAKSEPKS
- the phnY gene encoding phosphonoacetaldehyde dehydrogenase, encoding MTKVETTFAIRHEPMRIAGKAVDTEGRIEVRYPFNDAVIGTVPAGNAEHARKAFEIAAAYQPKLTRYERQRILLKAADLLVARKEEISDLITLELGISKQDSLYEVGRAFDVLTLSGQMCIHDDGEIFSCDLTPHGKARKIFTTREPLTAISAITPFNHPLNMVAHKVAPAVATNNCVVLKPTELTPMTALIFADILYEAGLPPEMLSVVTGWPADIGMEMINNPNFDLITFTGSVPVGKLIAAHAHYKRQVLELGGNDPLIILNDLSDDDLARAADLAVAGATKNSGQRCTAVKRILCQESVADRFVPLVLERAKKLKFGDPMDRATELGTVVHARAAEVFEQRVYKAAEEGAEILYNPGRKGALLPPIVVDRVKHSSELVMEETFAPIIPIVRAPDDDDALIALSNSTAFGLSSGVCTNDFRRMQKYIAGLKVGTVNIWEVPGYRIEMSPFGGIKDSGNGYKEGVIEAMKSFTNVKTFSLPW